One segment of Desmodus rotundus isolate HL8 chromosome 6, HLdesRot8A.1, whole genome shotgun sequence DNA contains the following:
- the OCSTAMP gene encoding LOW QUALITY PROTEIN: osteoclast stimulatory transmembrane protein (The sequence of the model RefSeq protein was modified relative to this genomic sequence to represent the inferred CDS: inserted 2 bases in 2 codons; deleted 1 base in 1 codon; substituted 2 bases at 2 genomic stop codons) produces the protein MRTLWRTAEHLVRTGCRFWHLGLSKALVPLQAAWVAFSQPVPTSCGQLLTQLLLCGSLAAAAAGLAHQWLVSLLLHPLGPSAMVSTVCGLLVFLGLGLVPPARCLFALSVPTLGTEQGRRLLLSWSTTILAVTVVPNVLANVGAAGQVLRCVTEGSLESLLNTTHQLHTASRTLGHTGQGLTLQAPGNGSVFRLHMLQVTQQVLEDFSSLESLARAAALGTQQVVTGLFLLGLLVDSARYLHCYLTDLRFDNIYATRQLAQQLEEARATHLLASPPAWLLRAAWPRLSQGELLSCLLRLGPLTLLLMATAVTVATDHVTFLLAQAAVDWAQKLPAVPVTLMVKYDAAYTVLGFLPFLFNQPPQESPFLSAHNSFQWELRFTSPGCPLLPAQRPHTAAPLAAGVLQLAACSTVLLETYARRLRHTIAASFFRAQEARRVRHLHARLQRSYERKRDQQPLLRTPSXIPTSGPAGKHPARIHRPIAXWTRGRTGKLGEEREDLRSRTNLSCNLGPLPPRCVTLGRLLHLSEPQLLQLRNDNDVSYFPHGNAVRTEXNXGHERPS, from the exons ATGAGGACTCTGTGGAGGACAGCTGAGCACCTCGTCAGGACCGG GTGCAGATTCTGGCACTTGGGACTCTCCAAGGCCCTTGTCCCACTGCAGGCTGCTTGGGTTGCCTTCTCTCAGCCGGTCCCAACCAGCTGTGGCCAGCTGTTGACCCAGCTCCTCCTGTGTGGTTCCCTGGCTGCCGCTGCTGCAGGTCTGGCCCACCAATGGCTGGTGTCCTTGCTGCTTCATCCTCTGGGGCCCTCAGCCATGGTGTCCACTGTCTGTGgtctcctggtcttcctgggcctgggcctggtgcCTCCGGCGCGCTGCCTGTTTGCACTCAGCGTGCCCaccctgggcacagagcaggggcgTCGCCTGCTCCTGTCCTGGAGTACCACCATCCTGGCTGTCACCGTGGTACCCAATGTCTTGGCCAATGTTGGCGCAGCTGGACAGGTGCTGAGGTGTGTCACTGAGGGCTCCCTGGAGAGTCTGCTCAACACCACTCACCAGCTGCACACAGCATCCAGGACTCTGGGTCACACTGGCCAAGGCCTGACACTCCAGGCCCCGGGCAATGGCTCTGTCTTCAGGCTTCACATGCTCCAGGTCACTCAGCAGGTCCTGGAGGACTTCTCTAGCCTGGAGTCCCTGGCCCGGGCAGCagcactggggacccagcaggTGGTCACGGGGCTCTTCCTTCTTGGCCTCCTGGTGGACTCAGCCCGGTATCTCCATTGCTACCTGACTGACCTGCGGTTTGATAACATCTATGCTACACGGCAGCTGGCTCAGCAGCTGGAAGAGGCCCGGGCCACACACCTGCTGGCATCTCCACCAGCCTGGTTGCTCCGGGCAGCTTGGCCAAGGCTGTCCCAGGGGGAGCTGCTGAGCTGTCTACTGAGGCTGGGGCCACTCACCCTGCTCCTCATGGCCACAGCTGTGACGGTGGCCACAGACCACGTGACCTTCCTCCTGGCACAGGCCGCCGTGGACTGGGCTCAGAAGCTGCCTGCTGTGCCCGTTACGCTCATGGTCAAGTATGAT GCTGCATACACCGTCCtgggcttcctccccttcctcttcaaCCAGCCGCCTCAGGAGAGCCCCTTCCTCTCAGCCCACAACTCCTTCCAGTGGGAGCTCCGCTTCACCTCCCCGGGCTGCCCTCTGCTGCCAGCCCAGCGCCCCCACACGGCCGCCCCGCTGGCCGCCGGGGTCCTGCAACTCGCGGCTTGTTCCACGGTCCTGCTGGAGACATACGCCCGTAGGTTGCGGCACACCATCGCAGCTTCCTTCTTCAGGGCGCAGGAGGCAAGGAGGGTCCGCCACCTTCACGCCCGGCTCCAGCGGAGCTACGAGCGGAAGCGAGACCAGCAGCCGCTCCTGCGGACTCCTT TGATCCCCACATCCGGACCTGCGGGCAAGCACCCAGCACGGATCCACAGGCCTATTGCATAGTGGACACGTGGAAGAACAGGCAAGcttggagaagagagggaagatcTTCGGAGTCGCACAAACCTCAGTTGTAACCTTGGCCCT CTGCCgcctcgctgtgtgaccttgggtaggtTGCtgcacctctctgaacctcagttgcTGCAGCTGCGTAATGACAATGATGTGAGCTACTTTCCACACGGGAATGCGGTAAGAACAGAATGAA TTGGGCATGAAAGGCCTTCATAA